The nucleotide window gctggaaatttacgaccgtttacgagcaagcgaacaggctgataataGAGACCGTCATGTCATCGACTAAGGACAAGCGCATTCAGGAACTTTTTGGGGGATGTGACAGTCCTGAACCTGATAGGTATATTTTCCTTGGGTACCATTCGATCTCATTCTTGATCTAAATAACACGGTATAGAACCACTCCACGAGTAAGGGCCATCTAATGAACTGAACATCGCCTTAGTGGAGCCACAACCTGCTACTTGAGGGCTAGTTTGGTAGAGCTCCAGATCTTGATTTTCTGATGAAGTCATTTTGGTGGGTGAGCACGTGCACGTGATTCTTGAGTGAGTCCGGTGAAGATTGAATGGGGAGCAGTAAGGAGCGGTTTTTAGCTCCCATTTCGTAGTGTAAAAGCTTCCCACCAAAATCTAGTTGTGCATAGCCATCTGGTAGAGCGCTCTACATAATCTGTGCTCCGGAGAAGTTGGCGGCAAACTTTACCAAACTAGCCTTTAGACGGTCTTAGATTTGTGTCTGATTTGGTGGGGACTGGCCTGGTCAAATTAGAAGGGAATTTGAGGGGATTATTAAAAGGAATTGGAGATGATTAAATCTCCTAATCCTCTGTCTAATCCCCTTCGGAGAGGAGATTTACCGAACAAGGTCTCTACAGAAGAGATACGTGGTGGTGTTAAGATTAGGTGAAGATTCCCGGTGTTATACTAGAGGCCCCAGAGATCACGATGCTTCTTTTGTTCATTAGCGCAACCAGAAGAAGTTTATGACATGTTTACTACTCGTATTTGCTAGCGGCTATATAATAAGAGGAGAAAAACCAAAATACATCCATCCTGTTTCCTCTCCTGATTACCGCAGATCGATCCATCAGCCGGCCGGCGCACAGCCATGCCGTCGACGGCGCCAGAGGTGTCCGTTTCCACGGTCGCCGCCATGGCGACCTCCACGGGGCACCACATGCTCAAGATCGAAGGTTACAAGCACCTCAAGGACATCCACCGCAACGGCAGCTGCTTCGAGTCCTGCCGGTTCGAGGCGGCAGGCCACACTTGGAAGATCTGTTGCTATCCCAATGGGGACCGCAGGGATGCCGCCGGCTACATCTCCCTCTTCCTCACGCGTGACGACGACGAGGACAAGGAGGGGGAGAGCGCCGGCGTCGTCCACGCCGAGTTCCGGTTCGCCTTGGTATACCCCCGCTCCAGGTTGCTGCCGTGGCCACCGTACGCCAAGAGCACCACGTGCACCTATCCGAGCCTCAACAGCAGCTGGGGCTTCCCGGGGTTCATCACCGTGAAGGGCCTGGAGAATACGGGGTTCCTCAAGGACGACTGCCTTGCCGTCCGGTGCGACATCACCGTCGTCGAGAAGTCGGCCGTGAAGGATGAGCTCGTGAAGGCGGCGGACATGGCGAGGCTGGGGATGCTCTGCAAGTGCAAGGACGACCACTGCAAGCGCCACCACCGTGCCTGAGGAGGCATGCCGAGACCGGCAAGAAGCTCAGGAAGTGTTCGTGCATCGTGCAAGAAGCTCATCAGGAAGGCGTTCGTTAGGTTCTTCAGGTCCATCGGAGGATAACTATGCATGCATTTGTTCTTCATATTTGATTGTATTCTATATAATTCGTATTCCAAACCCAAATAATTAAAAGTAGTTATGTTTGTGTAACTGGTATAGCTCAACAGTTCAATGCGTGTATTAATATGTTATTCATAGTATTAAGTTCTGTGTCGTTCGATCGTATTCCAAAGTGAGAACTATACATTGTGTTTCATGTCACTGCTAGAGAGTTCTGCACCTTGACAATACTAATTGTAAGTATATAAGGTATTCCGCCATAAAATGCCAATACGCTTCAGCTCTTTTTCATCTTTGGTGAGAAAAAGGAAAGTCATGAGATAAAACATTATGTTTTTTACATAGAAGAAATAGGCAAGCTAGAGCCCGGATGTCTGGCCCTAGGCCCGTGTCCGGACGCAGCTCCCGCACCCCGTGCCTGCTCCGTGCCACACGCCCCACCCGCTCTGATTACGCGCTGCTCGAATGACTCGCCCCACCTACGACACCCGCCCCCATGCAGGCCCACCCGCTTGGACATCACCAACATCGAGAAGAGGAGGAGACACTGAGGCGAGTCAGCAGAAGACGAGGATGGAGATAcaacacccaatctacttttgatatgtccaaataaaacatttgcaacatacgttcgaaataattgaaacacttgcaacatacgtctgaaatacttataaaacacttgaaaacgtttgaaaagccattgcaaaatatatgcaacatccagataaacacacttgtaacatttgtctgaaaaacagatgaaacatttagaatagacgcttgcaacatatgtttacaaccattgcaacatatgcaacatctcgatctagttttgcaacatccatatgaaacactagcaacatacttctgaaaacacttgaaatatatggTTGCAACATGATCTTTCAAGCATATCTACTTGCCACTTGGAAGAATGGAGGCTCGTTCACGTGGAGTTAAACGCCGGATTGGAGCTCGAGATGCCGCGGAGTGGCACGGGGGGGGGGGTGCCTATGGGTGGGCGGCTGGGCGCCACCCCGACGAGCCGCTACCGATGACAGGGCGGGCGGGCGTGGTCCCCGCGGCGAGGCGCCCCCGCGGTGTGCTGGAGAAGGGGAGGCGGCAGGCGTGCGACCTTGGGAGCTTGCTGATGTTGCTTCTCCTCTGTCGACGGCGGGGAAGGAGGAGGGATGGCAAGagtgggaggcggcggcggcggtgcagagCCGAggcggaggagggagaggagtaGGAGCAGGGAAGAGTACGAGTAGCAGCATCGGAATGGCGAATCAGCATCCTTTTTTTTCTGGAGAAGCCTTGAAGGAAGCAGGCATATTAGGAAGAAGGGGCGCGAACAGCACGGACGGGAGTGCGGAATCTGCGTCCGTCCGTCCGGATGCCCTGAGGAGCGCATTATCGTAGAAGAAACATACAAGCACCAAAATTATCAAACATTATGATGATTTTTATACTTTGTGAATTGACTTAAACGGACAAGCATATTGTGTTGTGTAAGTAACAATCTTTTTTCTTATAATAAAAAAAGAATATCACGAGATCATACATGTTTTACATCAAGTATTAAAGTTAAGTTTTGACTATGGGTGTACTCATAATTGTTGTCGATCTATGATCACTATTACAGATTGATTTGCATGGACTAACAAAATCTAGCCTATCCATGTTGGATGGGCCAAAGTGGCCCACGTAAGCCACACCTTTGTGAATATCTTGGTGAGACGTATTCCCTCGTCCATACAAAAAAATATACAATACTAGATTTGAGACTAGTCAAAGTTTCTCAAGTTTGACctatttttatagaaaaaaatatcaatatttacatctccaaatagatttactatgaaaaatatatttcatggtcaATCATACTATACttatatgatataaaaaatattaatattttttgtatAGTGATGATCAATGTTGAAATTGTTTCAAGAAACGATAATTGTAGTCTTTTTGGGCCAGATGGAGTATTTGCAATGTTTGCAGCAGCAGTTTACATTAAGTTTTTATTGACTAAAATGCATCGGCGCCCCTCAAACTTGTTCATTTGTCATCTTGTTCACTAAACTTCCAAGCCAGGTTAGGTCCTTAAACTTCTTTAATTATTTCATCTTGATCCATAAACCTGCAAATCGATCACTTGTTTAGGTTCTCAAATTTATTATGGCATTTCGGTCCCTAAACTCATAGTATCGCCTATTTAGATCCCAAAATATGTTCGGGTCTCACAACCAGTCCAATCAGATCTACGACCATGCTCGTATGCTAATATGTCATGCTGACAAATGTGCCCCCATATTAACCTCATGTGCCTCCAACCTCCCACTCTTCCCTAAGCTTCCTCTCTCGTGTCTCCTCTTTCTCTTCTCTCGTGAACTCGCGGCTCTAGGGTGGCGCGGCTTGGGAGGCACAACCAGGGGTTAGGGTCGGTGGTGCCTTGGGTTTGCTCGTCCATATATAGAAATCTTTTCCAACCATGGCGAGATGGCTGGCGAGGAAGATTTAGCATGACTAGGGCCTCGACCAGTTGTGAGGGCTTCAGGTGGCAGAGCCGCCGCCGCTATACTTTCTCGATCAAGTTTTCTTTTACTTTGATCATTATTAACATATTTAGAATTATGGCCGCTTTGGTAGGGTTCCAGATTCTCTCAGAAATATTTTAGCTCTAGAGATTCTCTTAAAAAAGGTTTCGGGTGGTGAATCGGAATCACTTTTAAAAACTGTTTGATTGAATCATCGCTAGTCGTGGAGAGAAAACATTTCAATAGGTTTCATTGTACCTTTGTTCTTTACGGATATAGATAAAAGGCACATATTCCATATTTTTGTTGAATATGGATCTGGAATCGGATAGAGAAAAATACTCAAAAATAAATTTGAATACATCCATTTAGTATCCATATTAAAAACATATACTAACGTGAACATTCATATTACAAGTTTTAGCATATACGGATATCATCAGAAATAATATTTCGGATATCAATTTACATTTTCCACCCACGGGAAAAAAATTGCATGCATCCTTCCCCAGCGGCCAGCGCATCGCCGAGGTCCCGCAGCCACATTCCTGGCCCCGTAGCTGCTCGAAGGTGTCACCGCGCGAGGATGAAGAGGGGAAGGACGGTGGCAGATCGAGGAACGGGGAGCAGGACGACCCAAACGGCGATAGAGGAGCTAGCACTGAGCCCCGGCTGCATCCGCCAATCGACTAGATGACGACCCAGTGTCCTGGGAAAGTGGGAACTCGGTCTCGAGGATGGTGGTGACAGCGGGGCTCATGATCTGGTGCTCTTCcctgttcgcttaaacttatccgctatgatataatatttttctctcataacaaattagcaaacagtgttttttagcctagctttttagcgaagcgaacgatAATGCGCTCGCGTTGAACTTCGAGGACGATCGAATGTAATCCTTCTCCTTCTATCTGCAGACCCTCTATACCTATAACAACGACGATGCTGATAACGGAACTTAATTAGATGTGTGACAAACAACACGGCGGCATTTGCTGGACGGCGACGGCTGAGAATTCTTTAGTCGCACACTGGTGCGTCGGCTCGTGATCTTTAAAAGCTGCCGCTTCTTCTGGCGCTTGCATTGGACGATAGTGGGTCGCCTCTCTAGCTTGAACCAAGTCACCAACGTGGCCGACACGATAGCCTCCCGACTGATAGAAGGGGCGTGAGATCGAGATGCGTGTGTGATCAAGGAACGAGAATCAGTCACGTATATGTTCAAATGACCTGTACAAGGAAGGAAGATAATCAATCACCTATATATTCAAGGAAGGGAAGATAAAGTCAAAGAATTGCCAGAGGTCGCATTCCATGCAAAACAGCATCTGATCAGGCAACGGCTGTGAGCCATCTATCATATGAAGATCTAACGCATCTaaattaacaaaaaaaaataacaataaaCAATTCTTTCTATTGTAAGACAACTACAAAATTATgatctattttttttataatgaCACTCAAAAGAGTGCTCCATATTCTTATATATGAATGAAGGAAAACAAAGGCAAGTACAAAAGACAGATGATAAGACAAAAAACGATCTTTAAGAAAAAAGAGTATATCAAAGACTAAATCGGTCATCTTGTTCCTTCGAACATCCACGGTCTACCGGAGCTTGGAGATCGCACTGAAAACACAGTAAAGAAAAGGAGCACatgtgtcaggttcataaacccaaggtccctcATAGACTGACTTTCCAACAAAGgttcggcccagcagacaacgttgcgaacgacgcgcaattcctgggccggcccaaatacctaaacgataggccagaagggcgatccaatctctgaccagaaggcctggccgaggatccgactccggcccgcctctccgaccggaagaagAACAGCGCTCacttccgactccagcccgcctccggacggcctctccgaccggaaggcctagccaaacaccacttccgactctgacccgcgtcaccgaccagggatgcaccgaacccctgcttacagctcctctccgactggcacaatcagagccgactgggaccaaccgaccggggacgctcgctcggtgagAACCAAggaacggacggagaaagtaaggcatggcacacaagtcaaccacaatactgatgaccataccctatacacctgcagggCAGTACCCTGCAACCTTCCTACCATGTCAGAGCCaaaacagtgttatgggcaccgacattttttcttacagtattgtgggcgccatcaactctcataccagacgaacacggtaaggctccccccacttGTCTctctggacatcaacagtgttgtgggtgctggCATATACCATACCAGATGAGCACGGTAAAcgcccttgcatgcctctaggcatcaacagtatgacaggtaccgacgtctgccataccagaagaagacgacgcaaccgcccacatgcatctgacattaaacagtgtcatgggcgcctacaattatctgtacccgatggcgtgggcaacaagacttagcatacgcactctctctctccctcatttgtaacgccatccccttcatctataaaaggggatgcgctctctcccaaaaaagAGACTTAGATCGATCAGctcacttacattgattcaccctctaTAACTTTAGACACACTAAAGTTGtacagagcacacgctcgaacacatagcacatagcggagctcccgtcactctcggcccttcagaccagagtccgactagacctcttgtaccccccatctttctccctttcgtttgtaaccccacagcaaacttcgagcacctaggctcaggaataaagtcactgaccgactcaaactggacatagggcacattgcctgaaccagtataaaccctgtgtcattgagtgctaggccacccccgatcacaacgtacagcaaaactataaatatttacgtgttggtcactttctgcaccgacaacatGCAAACACCCTCGCCAAACAAGGCTTTGAAGATTGCAAAAGCCACTCGCCGCGGACAACGAGATTTGGAATCCACTTATAGAACATCGGCCGGAGGAACCCTCCAAAAAACACATGCTTACAATTCTTCACCATCCGAACAGAGAACTCAAGATGCTGAACATTGCTGTAGTGCAAACCAAAAGAAGAGGTCAAGATCGCCGCATCAAAAGCCAACCAACTACTTCCTCTAATAAGCACATCAAAAACCAAGATTTGAAGAAGATCAGCAGATATGACGAAACAAACTCTCACTggcgaagatcccaagaagcgctacatggtttcactcaagaaagcacccgggcgacgcttgttcctgctcggcaagacctggaggaacaagacaaggcttccgaa belongs to Miscanthus floridulus cultivar M001 chromosome 4, ASM1932011v1, whole genome shotgun sequence and includes:
- the LOC136547976 gene encoding BTB/POZ and MATH domain-containing protein 3-like, with the protein product MPSTAPEVSVSTVAAMATSTGHHMLKIEGYKHLKDIHRNGSCFESCRFEAAGHTWKICCYPNGDRRDAAGYISLFLTRDDDEDKEGESAGVVHAEFRFALVYPRSRLLPWPPYAKSTTCTYPSLNSSWGFPGFITVKGLENTGFLKDDCLAVRCDITVVEKSAVKDELVKAADMARLGMLCKCKDDHCKRHHRA